From the Hordeum vulgare subsp. vulgare chromosome 1H, MorexV3_pseudomolecules_assembly, whole genome shotgun sequence genome, the window CTTATAATTAATAATGGCCGCTGCTACGGATCAGCCGGTTGATTTCTCATGCAAATCAGCCAGGTCCCTAACCATCGGATTAAGCGATCGCCACCCGTTGGATCCGGTCAAAGCATCAAGCGTTGATTCCTGCAGCCAGCAGCCGACGACGCAGCAGCTCCGGCGATGCTGCAACGAGCTGCCGGTGACCGCTGCTACGGATCAGCGGGTGCCACTGCGGCCCTGGTGACGCTGCAACGAGCCATCGACGACCGCTGCTACGGATCACCGGTGCCACTGCAGCTCCGGCGACACTGCAACGAGCCGTCgacgaagctccattgcagcacGAGTGAAGCTTCATTGCAACGCGAGCGCTACAGCGCAGATCTTGACACCGACGGTGAAGCTCCATAGAAACCACCAGTGAAGCTCCATTACAGCCACCGGTGAAGCTTCATAGCAGCTCAGGGTGCTGCATCACAGCTCTTGGTGTCGCCGGTGAAGCTCCATTGTAGCCGACGGTGAAGCTCCATACCAATACCAGCGACCCCCGCAACGATCCATGGCAACACCGGCGACGCTCCATTGCAGCATCTACGGCGGCTCGGTGGTAGCATTGTAGCAGCGCGGCGGCCGGCGCATCTTATTGCAGCGCCGACGACCCGGCTGCAGCCGCCTACGACCGTCGACAGCTGCATCGCAAGCAGCTCTTCATTAGTAGCAGCAGCTCCCCCAAAATTGGGATGGAGAGGTCTAGCAAGGAGGCGAACTCGCAGGGGAGGGGCGGTGAGAGagaaaggggatgaggtgttcaCAAAGAAGATAAGGTGCGGGACGAGCGGTGCGTCGAGAAACACGTGCCGACCAACCAAAGCGGCTTACGGAGAGGAAAAATTAGTCGATTTATTTTAAGCGATAACTCTTGACTCGAGGGAAGGGGGTGCAGGTGGAACCATGGTGCCAAAAATAACTTCGGTAAGGAAACACGCTCACGTCGGCTGAGTTTCAATCGTTTCCTTcttttttcttccctttttcttaagGACAAATCGTTTTCTTTTCTAATCCAACAAACCAGCAAACGAATCCGATGTTCGTAGAGATAAAAGAAGTCTACCATCCGTGAATCAATATGTGGATTATGGCTGAATGGTTAAGATAATGGTGATATTTTCTGTCCATCAAAGCTTAAGTCACAGATTTAGTATCTTTCATCGAGTATGGAGATGTGAGTAGCGATTTCGTCAATCTTAAAAACGGTTGGCTCAGTCACTTAAGGATACTCAAAGTATTTACAGTCGGACACCCCAAATCTGTCTTAAACGTCTGAGCGAATAGCCCGGTCACTGGCCGATCACAAAACACCGACCAAGACGGGCGCCTCAAAGGGCCTCAAACGCCTGGGCTGACCGGCACCCTCATATCCATCCTAAATATGGAGCGGATACGGGGCGTCACGGCGCGTTCGCCACGTCGGAATCGGCGCACACTGGCCCAGCTGACCTCACATATATTCCTCCTCATCCGCTCGTTGGACCAAATCCTAGTCACTCCATTCCACCCCTTCACTCTCCTTCGCTACCCGAGCTCAGTTCCGACAAACTCCATCCTTCTCTGGCATGACGGACAACAGATCCGACTCCGACCAGTCCGGATCCGTCGACTGGGTTGTCATCTCGTGCGGGGTGGAGAACGCAATGGTCGTCTGCATTGCACTCCACCGCTCATGGGAGGATAATGCCCGATCAATAGCAGGATCTGTCCGATGCAACTGCATAGCGTCGGCTCAACAAGCACTCGAATCCTCGAGGGCTGGATCATCGCGGTTCGGGCAATCTTCAAATCTCTCCTTCCCTCTCACCCGTTCGGACAAAATATGAGTCCCACCGAGACCGGTGTGCCCGTCGTGGGAAGGAGAGGATAAGGGTTGTCGAGGCCCGACTTGCTACCGATATGGCAGCGGGGGAGGCGACTGCTGTGGCGGCACGGGCGGACGTAGAGCAGGAAGGCATCCACGCCTGCATTGTGATGAAGCGACAGCGGAGGAACACACGTGCCTCGCTTGAGAGCAGAACGAGGCGATCCGTGAAATGGTCGGAATGCTtctcaaggaggagaagaaggacaacgaCGGTGAGGACAATGACAACGAGGAGCAGATCCGGCTCGATCTGTACTGCATCTTTGACCGGTACTTTCACGAAAAGGACGACAATGACGTTAGGAAGGGCAAAGGCAGTCGGGGATGATCTTCTCCTCTATAGTTAAACATGCCAAATTTTGTAGTCCAATCGCGTGTTGTATGTAGTAACAAGACGTTGTGTATGCATTATTTACGTAGTTGCATGAATTTATATGAATTTAGCTAATTAATGTGTCTGATtgtaagaaaagaaatatgaaTTTGCCTACTCTAGCCGTAGATGCTCTCATATAGATAGAAAGTGCTCACGGAGATAAACATGGATGCCTGAATTAGTAATGGCCAATGTATGTTTATATGTGAACAAGTTCGATCTTACCGTGTTAAAATAAACTATGATCCGTCATCACCCAATTTTTTTTCCTTCGTCTCAAATATAtgttttccaaaaaaatcattataaaTTATATGTGAATGTATATAGACTTATTTTAACGCGTAGATTCATACAATTTATTTATATGTATTTCTTCTGTTttataatatatttttttaatattaTACTAGTGTCAAAAACACTTTTATTATATTACAAAAGGGAGAGAGTAGTATATTTAGGAACGCAGTGAGTAGAAGAAAATAATCATACCAGTGTGCATCAAAAACACGTCCCATTTGTACACTAGTCGACAGACCAGTTAAATAATGAGGACACGGTGCAGGACAGAATCCCTGATTTCTGTATGAATTACTTCCTTCATTTCAAAATTAAATGTTTTAAGTTTGGGACTCCTTCCGTAAATAAATATTAGAACGTTTAGATCACTTTTAATCttaatattttatattttttacaAAAATATATAATATTATATTAAAATAGTACAAAACTAAAACAGTTAAGTATTCCGTACCATGCCTGAATAGAGCATACTACTCCCCATTTTATTATTCTAGTACGAGTAGGAGTACTAACTAATCCCATTCATTTTCATGTTCCTCtgttctcttctcttctctccaGTCGCCACAAGACGAGACGGGAGGAAGCTAGCTAGTGAGGCGCGTGAGAGTGTGAGAGCAAGGCAGTACGAGCAGCGGCAATGGAGACGCTAATGGCGGCCGAGCTGCCGCAGCAGAAGGCGGGGGGGCTCGCGCGGAGGCTTGCGAGGCTCCTCCGCCGCAAGCGCTCGCCGGCGGGGTCGGGCGTGGCATACTCTGTGGCCAGCGATGTGTACGACGAGTCCCTGGATAGCTCCATCAACTCGCTCAGCAAGCTCAAGCTCTCTGGGAACATGGATGCGGCCTACTCCCTCGACGCCTTCTTCAAGACTGCAGCCAAGAAGGGCGCGCCGCGCCAGTCTCCGGTGCCGGCGGCGGACGCGCATGCGTTTGTCGCGAGCCTTTTTGCCGGGGTTTCCGCTGTGAAGGCGTCGTACGCTCGGCTGCAGCTCGCCCAGCACCCCTACGACGCTGATGCGATACAGTCCGCGGACGCCGCGTTGGTCGTGGAGCTCGGCAAGCTCTTGGACCACAGGAGGCAGTACCTCAGGGACCCGGTCGGCGCCGTCAAGAACGCGGAGGCGGGCCCCGCCGCAATCGCCAACGAGCAGCGCCACCTCATTCGGACCTATGAAATCACGGCGCGCAAGCTGGAGACGGAGCTGTGCGCGGGGGACACCGAAGCGCTGCGCGTCAGGGGCGAGCTCGCCGACGAGCTCCGCGCCGTGCGCGCACTGGAGGAGCGCGTCCACCCCGGTGGAACGCTCGCCGCGCTCGACGACCTCCACCTCTCCGGCTTCAAGGCTACTCACTTCCTCACCGCGTTGCGCGTCGCCGTCAAGTCCATCCGCTCCTTTGCCAGGTCAATGCTCGACGAAATGCGGCTAGCCGGCTGGGATCCCGCCGCGGCCGCTGGTGCGGTGCACCCGAGCGTCCCGTTGCGCCACGCCGGCGACGCCAAGTTCGCGATCGAGTCCTACATCACGCTGAAGATGTTCACAAACTTCCACCGGAGAGACTTCGGCCTGAATCATTTGCAGGAACGGGGCTCCTTCGACCGGCGCCGCTTCTTCGAAGAGTTCGCGGAGCTCAAGACAGTGCCGGCTTCCACGCTCCTTGAAGCGGGGAGCTCACGGTGGAGCGCGCTCGGCAAGTTCTTGCGGGACAGGTACTTGTCTCTGGTTCACGAGCGGATGGAAGCGGCGTTCTTCGGAAGGCCAGTGCAGCGCGCCCTGGTGAGCGCCGGGGTGGCATTCCCGGAAACGGCGTGGTTTGCCGAGTTCGCCGAGATGGCGCGCCGCGTCTGGCTGCTGCATTGCCTATTCTTCGCGTTcgatggcggcgacgacggcgcgtCCATCTTCCAGGCACGGGCAGGTGACCGGTTCTCGGAGGTCTATATGGAGAGCATAAGCGACATGGACGGCGAAGACGGTGCCGGCATGGCACTGGCTCTGGCCGAGAACCGCGTCGTCGGGTTCACCGTTGTGCCGGGGTTCGTAGTCGGCCGGTCAGTGCTGCAATCCCGAGTATACCTCTCGCGCCCCGGGCGACATACGTGACGATGGAGACACCGCGTTGCTTTCCTAGGCCATGGCAGACATTCCAGGAGGCGGCATGGTGCCGACCACCCGGCCGGCAGCTGGTTGGACCCGGGGTTAAGGGCGGCAGGAATTTATGTGGCTATgttattagttttatttttgagacAGGTATGTTACTAGTAGTTACGTATGCATAATGTATCTATGTATTTACCTACCACTCCCAGGCTATCGAGGTACTGAGATGTCGCAATATGAGCATAATACAAATCGCATTTTGGTTCACGATGCAATGTACTTTGGTGTTCCCGCTGTGCAGCATGGTCCAATTGAAATAGAATCCGCCAACTTTCTGGCACGTTGAGAGCGGGCTGATCTAGATCACAAATGTGCACATTCCACTTGATCTTTGTCGCAATGCCAGAAAAGAGATTGGCAAAAGATGTATGTGTACAGGGGGCACAGAGAGAGATGGAACGGGAGGGAGCCCGCACATGACCCCCATATAGGCAGGCAGACTGGATCTCAAGTAAAGCGTGGGCAGACAAATGTGCCTTCCGTATAATGGCATGTAGTACAATCTACAATGGTGTACAGCTAATTTCGGTGTTTTGACTCCTTTAAAAAAGTTGAGCCAGATTTCACTTTGAATTAGAGCATCTCGAACGCGCACCCAACCATCACACGCGTTAAAAATATTATACAGCGTTGAAATGAAAAAATAACGCGTCGGAGTGCGCCGGCTTGAATGGCCGCATCACGCGCGAGCCGCTCCAGCTAACGCGCTAAAACTCAATGCACGCGAGCAGCCGGGGCTTACACTTTGTTCATTTTCATGAAGATAAATATGGATATtttaaacataaataaaaagatatagcatagtCTAATTCCacgacacatcaacatcatgccaCATCATCCAACCAAATGCAAAATCATTCAATCAAATTCATCATGACATAAAAAAATCACACAAAGAAATGACACACAATAATCATGCCTCATCCTCAAGTAAAACATGGACAGACAAATATGCATTCCGTATAATGGCATGTAGTACAATCTACAATGGTGTACAACTAATTTCGATGTTTTGACTCTTTTAAGAAAGTTGAGACGGATTTCACTCTGGTTTATAAAAAATTCGAGATCTAACTCTTTTCAGACGATGGCGGTATGGTATACAAGCCTAACATCGAGCCTTTTGGCGGTACTCAACTTATTCATGTTAGTGGAGCCATGGTGGACTTAGCCCACTTGATCAGGATGGGTCAGCAGTGCTATTGTACATAtgcatttattttatattttatttttctagccTTTCTTTTATATAGTATAAAAGCAATTTTTAAATCTCAGGATGGACCCTGGCCCACCCTGGCCACCCTCTTCCTTCGCCTATTGGTGCGTCAAACAGACTCGCAATAGTTTGTCGAACCCTATCGTTAAGGTGTTCGAGGCAGGTGTTTACAAGCACTGTGTTTGATACTTGTTTTTTTTATGATATGACGTGCATCCCTAACGTTAGTGGTAGGCTGCTATACCCCACCATCATCGACTCCAATCATGGAAAAGGGTCAAATCATGATAAAGTTTCAAATGAGGGTCAGATCTAGATCAACTTTCATAAAATGGTCAAAACGCTAAAATTGTTCTAGAGTCAGCCGTCTTTAAGAAGTCTATAAGAAGTGACAACTTGGATATATAATTTTTTAGGTGAAGgagagataaattattttgacaaaacaaaaagagatgATTAGTCCATCTCAAGAATTATAGATGGACGATAGCCCAACCCGCTATCGACGACCTTTTCCCATTGTATATCAAGGTTGTCTGCACCGTCATATTTTTCCCTTTACGGACGACCCAATATTCCACTTCCAATCTACATACCTAATAATAAATGActattgcttccgtcgaaaaatccatcataatattttataaaaaaagcccctgtaatttttgttattcaacccgcgtttcatcatttatctgcaacgcaaaataaaaaaacgattcgctgcaaaaattatacgtgtacgcatcgcctcctcccgttgatcttgggccaccctggcctgtgcccaggccgctgccacaccactcgccgccgcggccaacctcaaccgccaccgctgccgatctcaacccacccgcctccgcggttgtACCTCTTCCCGCTcagtgcccccgttgcggcgctcgagcgcatcgcgtcgaccctggtccatcctggcctgtgcccaggccgctgccacaccactcgccgccgcgaccgacctcaaccaccactgttgtcgatctcaacccacccgcctccgcggttgtacctctgcccgcttgctgcccctgtttctgcgctcgagcacaacttctggatcaaatcaacgcgacagctacagcgaCTTGGAATGATGCGTCTGcttgatgcagaacggcggcggcacgcggataaggcgcggcggagtgaagtacttgcaggtggaggcggacctccatggctcacacgggaaaCTACGAAGTTATGGCgctgcaacggcgactccttatggccagatagaggcgcctaacccttgctcccctcatcgtatcccctcctccggcaggaactcatcatctggtgagatcccctccccatgcctccaaccgtgtgccaagcaccggcaaaaaattttgttttgtgggaatttgtttgctgatgaataaatgtattgaatgtaagattgcattgttgtagaaagAGAGAATGAAACACTACCTTCAGTTTCTCATCTGATCCTACGTTATCTactcatgagtgaaataagataacagtccattgatcaattcacgtagcctctttgttttgctttgcttgtcccgctcaatttctcatcatggtggaattaacaatggacgggttgatttctcaataaAATAGAATAGgattgactacattagttagttagcttattattttaataaatcaaaatgattataaaatgattaaaagcgtgtggtatttttttttccgttgcaacaCACGGACCCTTTTGCTATACTACCGAGGAGCGATATGATCCAATTTTAGGGAAGGCCCATCTTTTCATAGATGGATTAAAAGTTTTGAAAATTTCAATGTCCCATAGAGAATTCAAGGGTTCACCAAAACTGTTAAGGGCATGTTTGCTCAACTTTCCGTAACCAACGATTATTTTACAAATATAGGACGGTTTGGGATGCTCTTAGCCCTGTATGGCAGAGCACTACAGACAAATGTTGTTCAGACTACTGTACATGCTCCAACATATGGATTCTTTCGGTGCGGTACTGTTACCCTGTGCGAAGCTGTAGGTGCCCCAGCACGGCGATTTTTTCACTATGCAACGCTTGTCTAtcgtggcgttgctgccctacagtgACACGCCTGTCTAGCATGGCGTTTTTCTTTTCAACGCCAGTCTaaagtggcgttgcagacccactgtgaaacgccaacagtgctgACGTTGCTGCCCAACAGTGACACACCTGTCTATCGTGCGTTTTTTTTCTTGCAAcgtcagtctaatgtggcgttgcaggcccATTGTGAAACGTcaacagtgctggcgttgcagacccactatggAACGTAGCGACGACATCCAGCCAGCCCACGGCATGCTGCCAGCAACATGTGTACTGCTGAAACGTCATGGACCATGGCGTTTCACGCGTTGCGTGCAACGCCACGTTAGACTGGCGtttgagtgggtctgcaacgtcacattagactggcgtttgagtgggtctgcaacgccacattagactggcgtttctatgtGCGTCTGCAACGCTACGGGCTCTGGCGTTTCAAAAAAGTTAGATCGTGAAATGGTTTCAATCAGAGTTTATTCCGTGCAATACTTTCATCCCATGGATCAAAATCGTGAAAAAATCCCTAGCAGGGCAGCGTGGTTCATGCGTGAGTGCTACGTCATCCAGCCCGTCCGATCTTGCCTTGCGTCTCAGATTTGATCGCTACAGAGTACAGACCCCGCCGCCCAAGCGGTCCATCACCCACATGCGCTACAGTACATCAGAAAGAGGCCAACCATCCGATCACAGTGTCCGGCTGCACAAGTGAGATTCAGCCCGCGCAATGGCACCGCCCCCTATTATCAATCGTTTCAAAAAAGTAAGGGCAACTCCAACATACAATCAAACACACGTTCGTTTTATTTGAATTTTGTTCGTTTCTATGAAAATAATCATATCCCTCTAGATATGTGCTTGCATCGGTCGGACGTTCAATGCGTGTCCGCATCTTTCGTCCGTCTCATCCGCCGGAAGCCAAGTGCAATGAAatcaaacatagaaaaaatagttTAAATCAAAAAATAGCCTTACAAACCTAAAGAAAGTTTGTGCGCGCGAAAAGAGATTAAACCGATGGATCTATTGATTACCAATGTGATCTCATGTATGGTCCATCAAATCATCTTGCAGTTGCATATGAGTGTGTTGATCACCATTATGTCCTCATCATCCAAGGATGAATCATCCGATGAACAACTGAAGTTGTGAAAGAAATTATCATCGATGGCACCTTGCGAGTAAAGCGTCAAACACCTTACAGACGTGGTGGAGATGCGGCCGGAAAGGGCACGTCGAGCCCCTTTGTACGCAACAAAGCAAGGTGGACGACAGCGGACGAAGGGCGGAGCGAGGACAGGCAGCGGAAGAAAATGAGTTGTGCCACCGACGGACAAAGCAAGGTGGACGACGTGGATGACGTTAGTGATGGTGAGGGGCGAAGGACGGAGCAAGGACAGAGGAGGAAAAAAAGGGTTGTGTCTCTGACGGACGGGTCAACAGAGGAGCACATGACACGTTCGTCCGAACGTGTCTGTTTAACCGTAAAAATAATCAAAATTAAATAGAAAATGAATTAAGAAACAATTAAAAATGGACATTTATCTATTTGCTCTCATGCGTTGGATCGCGATTTGGGTTCGTTTATTCTACAACGAATGCGGACGGACGTTTTGGAATAATGCCTTGAAGTTGCCTAATAGACCAGGGGCGATGGATCCGTGCAAGAATTTTATGAGATCGCAGATGACAAGAAGGAACTGAGCTTTTTTCTATATTCCGTTTTGCGTGTATGCGGGGGTGATGATGCAGCTTAGCAGCGCCAGAGAATGATGCGGCCGGCGGTGTTCGTGCGCGCCGGTGGGCTACACGACCGCGTCCGCTTTTGTGGCGAAACCATGTCGAGTcacgtccagctagcaatgcgatGTTGTGCATTGCTTTCCTCCAAACTAATTCGCATCGCCGTTTGGTGCCGCCGACGGTTGCAGTTTAGCTCTCAAAGCTAAAGCGCGTGGATTAACACGATAAACTAAGGAATGCTGGCAGCATTTTTGTTAGGCTAGGAATGTTGGCAGCTTGCTCATCCTTTTCGTCGGACGTCATCTTTAACCCCTGAACGGCTGAATCCCCTTTTGCCATCGTATGCTACAACTTTTGAGTACTTAGCAAATTTGTGATTAATCTGGTTCAAAAATAAATCATAATCATGGCATTGGCAGTATTAAAGTTTATAGTGATACTTTATCATGTAAGCATAGATAGCTAATAGGTCCAACATGAAAATAAGCACGAGAGATTGTACTCATTGTTCTCGGAGCAAAAAACGCACAAGGGTGTCATCTTCATGGGCGGCTCGCGCGGAAACCCTTCCCGCTGTCGCCGCCACCCACCTGCCCGCTCCCCTTCCTCACTGTCGTCAAAGGATGCTGTCGGGCTAAGCCCGGGCGGCGGACGGTGGCGGCGGGGCATCCCGCGACGGCTTCTTTTCCCCTCTGATTCAGGCCCTCTCTCGTGACGCCGTCTTTTCTTTGGGTGTGGCTTCCCGCGGCACGGTGTGCTGCTCCTGTTTCGGCGGCAGCATGCCGGCGTCTTGCTAGCTGGACAGGGCCCGACGACTGTGGCGCCCTTCCTGCTCCAGTGCGGCTTCGGCTTCACGGCGACCGTGGATTTGCGATCTGCGGTGAACCTTCGGGCTCCCAAGCGGCAGCTTTGGCTGTTGGCTGGCCTCTTGCAGTGAGGCTCGGGCCGGTCGTCGATCTGGTCAGGCCCCTCCTGTGCCTTCACATTCGGTGAGGCGGGCCCTATGCCGACGGGCCTGGTCGTCCTTCCTTGGCTAAGTAGTTGTTTGCGGTGGAGGATGGATCTCGGGGTGGCGGCCCCGGGATGGTGGTGGGTGGCAACGGCTGTAGTGTTCGTGTGAGCGAAGGGGTGCCCGTGCTATGCCGGTTGGACCAGCCGGTCTTCGGTCGTGTGGTGCAGCTGCGAGAGAAAACCATGTCTGGCTGCGGTCGGGGCGATGATGTCGGCGGCGTCTACGGGCGTCGTTACCATTTTGAGGGCATCGTCGCTGCAACTTGTCTCCATGACTAAGTTTCCGGCTGTGAGGACTTTTGGATGTTTGTGGTGGCTTCTGCATGGTCATGGCGTGATGGCTTCGTGGGAGGCGTGCAGGCTAGCGAAGGTGCTGAGCGTGGGGTTGTGGTGTTGGGAGGTGCTCCGGGAGAAAGCTTGTCGGGCAAAAGCTTGTCGGCCGACGACGTCGGCGTGTGTGGATGTTGTCTCACCTCCTTGGAGGCACAGTCGAGGTGTTCTCTCCCATCACACGCTTGGATCCAGTTCTTCGGGTGAAAACCTTAGGTCTGGTTGGGTCGGACGACGGCGTCGGCATCGTCGCTTCCTTCTTGGGGGCGTTGTCTTGAAGAGCTTTGAATCTCGTTTGCACGCTCCATGGGCTAGACGCTCGCGACATTGCGATCGACCGGGGCCCGTCCGGCAATGTGGATGCTCTGTGCGGCTTCTTGTGTGGCAACAATGGCCGCTTCAAGCGGAGTAGGATTTGATGTTGTGTCCTGGTAGTCGGTCTCATCCGGCGTGTTCGAGGGATCGTCGTGCCTCTCTTGTCTTCTGAAGTCGGAGGTGTTTGAAGAGGAGCCTTGCGGTGATGATGACGTGAGATGGGTGGTCGGTTCTGGCGCTGGCTCGGCGCAGGTCCAACGCTATTTATCCTACAATGCTCGTCGACATAGTCAAAGCTGCCTGGTCGCTCGCGCGTGTGGTGGACTGTTTGGCGTTGATCGATGCAGGCATCTGTGCTCATCTACGGTGCAAGCTACATGCTGGTCGTCGATGGTGAAAATCGGAGTCGCCCTCGCGGAggtgtgatgatgatgatgccggATTGCAACCTCGATGACGCTCTTCTCCTTGGCGGTGTGTGCGCGTTCTTGTGTAGGTTCCGAGGTCGccctgtgtgccttgttttggcgGGCGTATTGTGATGGTTTTAGCCCGGTTTTTTGTTTATTAACCGGGCAACTCTCTTCGACCTTTTTTAATGAATCAGGCCCTAAGGGACCGCATTTCAAAAGAAATAAGCAGGAGAGGGCTAAAAAAATTATACCCTCCAATCAGTCAAGTCATAGTCGCGGCAGTGGCAGCAGGGTTTTTCTCGGTAGTGGTCTTCTCGGCTTCagtgaacatggaggtgtcgaagGTGACAAGGATATACACGAAGTAGTGGACGAAGACGAGCAGCGGCGAACAATTGCGTATGAGATGCTTCCCAAAAACTAATTATTCTTCTCCCGACGTTGGATCGCAAATGATGGGGTTCAACAGGCCTGCTCTCCCATACAGCTGTGCACGCGGTGGATAGAATGGCATTCCCAAAAGTAGTAGCAGTAACCGAAACGACGATGGGCATCATGTAAGGAGGTAGAACAGATGCGATCTGGTCTAGGATGGCTCGGTTATCGACACCACCACTATATAGTCGGTCGTGGTATGGAGACGTGGGTTGGACCCGTGTCCGAGTTGAGAATAGACCACATTATGACGTCTTAGATTTTGGTACGTCCGCTAATGGCTCGTAATTAATTACAAATTAATTATCTGTTCTTGATGGAAAAAATATAAAGTGCATGCATGACATAGGTCTGAGCTAGACTCGAACACGAAACAAGATGCACAGATGAGCGAGGCGAGCCGAGGCGAGGTGCGGGGTGCCAAGGCGTGCGACGGAGGAGTGCACGAGAACCACTCCTCTTCTCAAGCTCCAATAGGATGTGAAAGTaaaacccttataaaggggtctcaACTTGTGGTATCGAGAAGAGGCGTCTACAAggtgggtgaatagactacttgaccaaataaaaaaacTTCACCTTTTCCCAAGTTTATCGatcggcaagttttagcaattttatcAAGTCTAGCACAACCTACACATGAAAGTCTACGAGTgtagtagcggaaagtaaagacatgcaagagataggaagatcaaacacaatgaagacacgaagattttttgcatggttccaataggtggtgctatcgtacgtccacattgatggagacttcaacccacggagagtAACGACTGCGCGAGTCCATGGAAGGcttcacccacaaggggtccaagaAGAAGCAAcactgtctattccaccatggcttatgtccacgaaggactagcctcactcggggtagatcttcacgaagttggatatttccttgcccttacaaatttcctggttcaactccacacgatttggaggctcccaagcgacactggTACATCCATTTtttatcatgcttttatatcgatatttattgcattatgtgctgttaatacacattatggtacaatacttatgcc encodes:
- the LOC123408231 gene encoding protein GRAVITROPIC IN THE LIGHT 1-like, which translates into the protein METLMAAELPQQKAGGLARRLARLLRRKRSPAGSGVAYSVASDVYDESLDSSINSLSKLKLSGNMDAAYSLDAFFKTAAKKGAPRQSPVPAADAHAFVASLFAGVSAVKASYARLQLAQHPYDADAIQSADAALVVELGKLLDHRRQYLRDPVGAVKNAEAGPAAIANEQRHLIRTYEITARKLETELCAGDTEALRVRGELADELRAVRALEERVHPGGTLAALDDLHLSGFKATHFLTALRVAVKSIRSFARSMLDEMRLAGWDPAAAAGAVHPSVPLRHAGDAKFAIESYITLKMFTNFHRRDFGLNHLQERGSFDRRRFFEEFAELKTVPASTLLEAGSSRWSALGKFLRDRYLSLVHERMEAAFFGRPVQRALVSAGVAFPETAWFAEFAEMARRVWLLHCLFFAFDGGDDGASIFQARAGDRFSEVYMESISDMDGEDGAGMALALAENRVVGFTVVPGFVVGRSVLQSRVYLSRPGRHT